The Lutzomyia longipalpis isolate SR_M1_2022 chromosome 2, ASM2433408v1 DNA window ttaattgtttttaaatcattaataCATCATCTTGTAGATTAACAAATGATTCAGTTTTATCTTATCTGAAAGGAtatattaaagaatattaaatgacGTACCTCACTGTTAACGTATGGATTGATGTAAGATGTAATACCACCCTGAAGAGAAGCTTCGCAAACTTTCTTTTCCGTGTTCTTTTTGCAGCATGATTCTGGGATATTGTAAATTGGGTTGAGGTTTGAAATCTTCAAATCCAAGAAACTGCCACTATCCTTTCCTTTTGTATTGAGACGACTCGATGCCCAGTCTTTTGGTCCAACTGCTCCACAGCATTCAAACTTTtgttaacaaagaaaaaaacgaagaaaaaatattaattttcagacatatttttttctgaaatattcaaaagaataaCATACGTGTTTCTGGATAGCATCGAAGGCAATAGTTCTGCTATTTATTACTCCATATTCTTCCTTTACAGTGTGCTTCACAGAAGCTTGCACCATATTGTGAAGTTCCTGTTTGTTTTGGAACGCCCAAACTCCAGCAGCGATTTCAGCTACGAGAATAATCAGAAGGCAGCAGAAGAACTACACATCCATGAGACATGAAgtgaaaaagataaaatacgTTAATTTTGTATAGCTAAAAATAGTTGCTGCACGTGTGCCCCTCAACTCACCGACACAAGCATACACTGGGATTCCTTGAATGCACCACAGCATCCCAAGAATGCCACGATGAGCATGAGTGCTCCGATTGCCAGGAAGATGTACAATCCTATgtaataatgattttcatctTGTGTCATGGAGATCAGGAAGGTTGGATCTGTGAGCATCCATATTGCCAAAATTACTGTGGCCAATCCAACGagctgcaaagaaaaataagtaaGTTAAATAGAAAGTACAatacattaaagaaaaaaaaaacaacataacgATGACATAAGAGATATTCGACAGAAACgtaaaattttgtaatgaTGAACTGAAAGtctattttaagattttcgtCTCGTTTTTCCACGATAAATTGCTAACTTTAGACCACAATCACATTGTGTTGAGTGGAGGTATAcatatgaaaatatataaagaaaatccggTGAAAAGTTGACGAATACAATACGAATGTCCCCATCAAAGTTGTAAAGAAGGGGTGAGAGAGCATGGACAGTGATGATATAATATAGTTATCAGTGACGTCATATGAACTAGCAAGTCATTCAACCCAGTTCAATAAATCCAAACAACTTTTTTATAGATCCAAAAATACTGATAAACAGTGCAAAACATATCACACccctttttgtgaaaaattgtacataattatGCGGCAGAAATGTGTGAAAGGTGACAAAatcctttcatttttattgtaattttgtCCGCAACATTCCCAAATGTCCATTCATCTCGCCACACACTGTTTGCCTCATCAGTTGGTgcgacagaaaaaaaatcgataaacCGCAAAATTGTTGAGGAAATGAATCTCCTGTATTATGCAAAAGGAAATGGTTGTAAAATGATTTACAATTTGTACTTTAAAatgttgggaaatttattttttaacgactcatcttttttttttatttaagtaatttgtatcaattttatatctttGAAGAGGATATAAaactagaaaattttaaatttaggtcaattgggaaaatttatacTTAAATTTTACTCAAATAGAATTGGTTTCAAACCTACccaaaaattagaaagaaaaaactttccgCAGAACATTccatttattcaaattgaatgaGTAATAAGATCTCTAGAGAGTTTTAAAACCTTTGACCTTGACAATCCTTGATAAGTAATGAGTGGCAGTTCTCAGTATTAATGTACAcgaataaatatatttagcTAATGAGAATCTACTGAACCTATAAACGAAGTCAACAAAATAGCTCTAAATTCTCACGAGAAAAACTGAAATTAACGTTTTTAAAAATCGTAATAGACGAGTTTTTaagatttatcaaaataatcaCTTAGGAAGGGAAAGGGGAGTGGAGATGAGATGGGAGTCAAAGTCACGTGTTTTTCACgcctgaaaaattcttcattctcaGAAATACTAAAACATATGGAATTATATTACATCTACTTCGTCAATTTTTGATTCAAGTTTTAGACCTAAAACCCAAAAACTAGTTCATATGGAAAAAGTTAGTATATAGaggtatatttttatttataaattattgatttttaaaggcGAAATAGTAGTGCGAAAAAGGATGTCATCATTATTGCTATACAACCAAACACAGAATGATTACAGAACTCAATTCCTCTCgcatgaaagttcttttaaaagagaaatataaatgcaaacATTCTCCTACTTGTCGCCTATTTAAGTACCatccaaaaaagaaagatatgTTGACTATTcaacattatgtatatatagcattGCGAATGTTCTTCTTTTGGAATGAAATTCCGAGAGAGCATTCGAAAAATCGATAACTGGATTCTGGAGCACTGAGCATGAACTTTTCGTTCGCAATCTCTCGCAAAAACCCACatataacatacatatatgtacgtacatgtaTAATATTCCCGAAAAAGGTGTGTTGCAGAGTCTTTTAGTCGCTGGTGTCATTAATGTCCTTGTTCTATAAAACAGCAAAAGGTAGCCCCAATTTCGATCTCTCACAAATATTTCTATCAATATATTATTGCCTCGCTACTTTTGCAGACTATCTCTCCCTATTTCGCGTCCTTcctatttctttaattaagtAAGTCTGACATAACAAATAATGATATGATCAATGGGTATGATTAAAATCAACGTATATGACGTGTATTAATTGCAAGAGGAGGTGCcttaaaaaaaggataaaaaagaattattaattacgcaaattgaacaaaaagaataacaaaataatttattaaatggatGGTATAGAGGAAATCACAGCAGAATAGTACGAAAATAATTAGGTGCGTTAATAATATTGTTGCTTTAACCCTTTTGACCTAATAA harbors:
- the LOC129791150 gene encoding CD9 antigen is translated as MGLNGCCGVIKYLVVLVNLLFWLVGLATVILAIWMLTDPTFLISMTQDENHYYIGLYIFLAIGALMLIVAFLGCCGAFKESQCMLVSFFCCLLIILVAEIAAGVWAFQNKQELHNMVQASVKHTVKEEYGVINSRTIAFDAIQKHFECCGAVGPKDWASSRLNTKGKDSGSFLDLKISNLNPIYNIPESCCKKNTEKKVCEASLQGGITSYINPYVNSEGCMDRLVKELEENMPIVIAVFIGIIAIEVLGLIFSIVLCCAIKRNDHYKA